In Salvelinus namaycush isolate Seneca chromosome 36, SaNama_1.0, whole genome shotgun sequence, one DNA window encodes the following:
- the LOC120030482 gene encoding uncharacterized protein LOC120030482, producing MPGGPLSLTLRDSLETPPTTTSPVSSQEIRHSLQVKTLPPCGQEHVLHCLSLGKQKINTICRLGEAKLRLLGKVIEKDLGEVVPGVKVTRGDSAQLVLEGSASEVRTARQLVTDKISLVLERVVPEVSLHLLSFLREEYGRPGNLSSLLGLGLHVEVELGDTELRLFSLSSGELDQAEKDLLGEFGEEKIDVPKGALSAELKSKLETKVKEMNQSRCRVVARFGPGCRVQLLGHLKQVQELREEIGAFLRDQSSVRVVGRPQQNHDGAVGEAGAGPRPNETVAATSYHLQGGLQVVVCQGDITKERADALVNAANENLDHAGGVAAALSRAGGPEVQQSSRDLVRQIGRVPTGTVVETTGGNLPCKMLLHAVGPVGGSVGGNERPLLEKTVKAALDLAETLELQTLAMPCISSGIFGIPLKVCSEAIVSAVRDFGREQHILTKVTLIDVSGEAVRAMQEACDRLLQGKREFPGWEVESSTTTTTTHAPQRDTTAASTRGPAAPEVCVQVEIIQGTIEKQQAFQTAQNAMHIRGFELGARPEQDIRIVLLGKTGGGKSSAGNTIFGQDDVFLSDSSSISATQICEAHTKNIKRRNITLIDTPGFFDTDIPEEELKPKIVKCITECAPGPHAFLIVLKVERYTVHENEAVAKIETYFSPEALKYATVLFTHGDQLNGLTIEKFVQQNDELNKLVEKCGGRCHVIDNKYWNTNQQGRYSNQYQVAELLNTIEKMVRDNGGGCYTNEMLQEAEKLIQAEIESLRKESKGKMTQEEMRKQAKEIVWKKSLIKLSGISTGVVVGAFLGVALVTGIPLTLATKPLIHLVKRQMAASMKTVPTVMANAEGPVIAGETVALIGVGSGIGIGAGVVGIAAGVVAGSAATAGALRGGIVGATAAEEAETVQEAAEKAASAVYHEAKGLYDQAGHLLKGYSNRSDTTGFMHKNHTWNN from the exons ATGCCTGGAggacctctctccctcactctgagAGACAGCCTGGAgactccacccacaacaacctccCCAGTCAGCAGTCAGGAG ATTCGCCACTCGCTCCAGGTCAAAACATTACCACCTTGTGGTCAAGAACATGTACTTCATTGTCTGAGCTTAGGGAAGCAGAAGATCAACACCATCTGTCGTCTGGGAGAGGCCAAGCTCCGTCTTCTAGGGAAAGTGATAGAGAAAGATCTAGGTGAGGTTGTTCCAGGGGTGAAGGTGACACGCGGTGACTCAGCTCAGCTGGTGCTGGAGGGTTCAGCAAGTGAAGTCCGGACAGCCAGACAGTTGGTTACAGATAAAATCTCTCTGGTGCTGGAGCGTGTGGTGCCTGAGGTGTCCCTCCACCTCCTGTCCTTCCTGAGAGAGGAGTATGGGAGGCCTGGGAACCTGAGCAGTCTGCTGGGGTTGGGACTCCATGTGGAGGTAGAGCTGGGGGACACAGAGCTccgtctgttctccctctcctctggggAACTGGACCAGGCTGAGAAAGATCTACTGGGGGAGTTTGGGGAGGAGAAGATTGACGTGCCCAAAGGTGCCCTCTCGGCTGAACTGAAGTCTAAGCTTGAGACGAAGGTGAAGGAGATGAACCAGAGCAGATGCAGGGTGGTAGCCAGGTTTGGTCCTGGGTGTAGAGTGCAGCTGCTGGGCCACCTGAAGCAGGTTCAGGAGCTGAGGGAGGAGATTGGGGCCTTTCTGAGAGACCAGTCCAGTGTAAGAGTTGTGGGACGCCCTCAACAGAACCATGATGGCGCAGTCGGTGAAGCAGGCGCCGGACCAAGACCTAACGAGACGGTCGCAGCCACCAGCTATCACCTCCAGGGGGGGCTGCAGGTAGTTGTTTGTCAGGGTGACATCACCAAGGAACGGGCAGACGCACTGGTGAACGCAGCCAATGAGAATCTGGATCACGCTGGGGGCGTGGCTGCAGCTCTGAGCCGGGCAGGGGGGCCTGAGGTACAGCAGTCCAGCAGGGATCTGGTTAGGCAGATAGGGAGAGTACCCACAGGTACAGTGGTAGAGACTACAGGAGGGAATCTGCCTTGTAAGATGCTGCTGCATGCAGTGGGACCAGTAGGGGGCAGCGTAGGTGGGAATGAGCGCCCTCTGCTGGAGAAGACAGTAAAGGCAGCCCTGGATCTGGCAGAGACCCTGGAGCTCCAGACCCTGGCCATGCCCTGCATCAGCTCAGGGATATTCGGCATTCCCCTGAAGGTGTGTTCTGAGGCCATAGTCTCTGCAGTGAGGGACTTTGGGAGGGAACAGCACATCCTTACCAAGGTCACTCTGATTGATGTGAGTGGAGAGGCAGTGAGAGCCATGCAGGAGGCCTGTGATAGGCTGTTACAGGGGAAGAGGGAGTTTCCTGGGTGGGAGGTAGAGTCcagcaccaccactaccactacacatGCTCCTCAGAGAGACACCACTGCTGCCTCCACCAGGGGACCAGCCGCTCCAGAGGTCTGTGTCCAGGTGGAGATCATCCAGGGAACCATAGAGAAGcagcag GCTTTTCAGACTGCCCAGAATGCTATGCATATCAGAGGGTTCGAATTGGGCGCTCGACCAGAGCAAG ACATCAGGATTGTGCTGCTGGGGAAAACCGGAGGAGGTAAAAGCAGTGCTGGAAACACCATCTTCGGACAAGATGATgtgttcctctcagacagttcCTCCATCTCCGCAACACAAATATGTGAAGCTCATACCAAGAACATCAAAAGGAGAAACATCACCCTGATTGACACACCTGGATTCTTTGACACTGACATCCCGGAAGAGGAGCTGAAACCTAAAATAGTCAAATGTATAACAGAGTGTGCTCCAGGACCACATGCCTTTCTCATCGTACTGAAAGTTGAACGGTACACAGTCCACGAGAATGAAGCCGTAGCGAAAATCGAGACGTACTTTTCACCAGAGGCCTTGAAATATGCCACAGTCCTCTTCACTCATGGTGACCAGCTCAATGGTTTGACCATTGAGAAGTTTGTCCAACAGAATGATGAACTGAACAAGCTTGTTGAGAAATGTGGAGGCCGCTGTCACGTGATCGACAACAAATACTGGAACACCAATCAGCAGGGTCGGTACAGCAACCAGTACCAAGTAGCAGAGTTACTCAACACCATAGAGAAGATGGTGAGAGATAACGGAGGAGGGTGCTACACCAACGAGATGCTCCAAGAGGCAGAGAAATTAATACAAGCAGAGATAGAGAGTCTTAGGAAGGAGTCAAAGGGAAAGATGACACAGGAAGAGATGAGAAAACAGGCTAAAGAAATAGTGTGGAAGAAAAGCCTGATCAAACTCTCAGGGATATCAACAGGTGTTGTGGTAGGAGCTTTTCTTGGGGTGGCACTGGTGACAGGGATCCCACTCACACTCGCTACAAAACCACTGATTCATTTAGTCAAACGTCAGATGGCAGCTTCAATGAAAACAGTGCCAACAGTCATGGCGAATGCAGAAGGACCAGTCATTGCAGGAGAGACAGTGGCGCTCATTGGAGTGGGTTCAGGGATAGGCATAGGTGCAGGGGTAGTAGGCATAGCTGCAGGAGTTGTTGCTGGGTCCGCTGCTACAGCAGGAGCATTAAGAGGAGGGATAGTAGGAGCTACTGCAgcagaggaggcagagacagtacAGGAGGCAGCAGAGAAAGCAGCCAGTGCTGTCTACCATGAAGCTAAGGGTCTTTATGACCAAGCAGGACACCTTTTGAAAGGCTACAGTAACAGATCAGATACAACTGGATTCATGCATAAGAATCATACGTGGAATAATTGA
- the LOC120030154 gene encoding uncharacterized protein LOC120030154 isoform X1, with translation MEVFKYPVFFECQTLDTSQKNKIKKYFEVRRKSGGGICGPVELVGDKVYKIAFIDQTVQERVLQKPNHVLEMPGGSLSLTLRDSLETPPTTTSPVSSQESYQSLPFHPSLPVQTSPPGGLEHELHLDSYLLRYLKESPGAGRDLQQQLSSLGCSVHLYPEDGRAVVRGSGQAGSCGDGVGPWKAQVERLFKQLQERYKCHYEVDPRKRQSLLQRSTLGWEDVKVYCEAGEGFAVVVGEGAKVQAKLKELEAFQSQGLSSMKQEKISTTCQLGQSKLRLLGKVIEKDLGEAVPGVKVMHGDSSQLVLEGSASEVRTARQLVTDKISLVLERVVPEVAPHLLSFLRDEYGRPGNLSSLLGLGLHVEVELGDTELRLFSLSSGKLDQAERDLLGEFGEEKIDVPKGAFQAELKSKLEKKVKEMNQSRCQVIARYGPGCRVQLLGHLKQVQELREEIGAFLRDQSSVRVVGRPQQNHGGAVESGAGPRREETVTATSYRLQGGLQVVVCQGDITKERADALVNSASEDLDHAGGVAAALSQAGGPEVQQASRDLVRQIGRVPTGTVVETTGGNLPCKMLLHAVGPVGGSVSGNELEKTVKAALDLAETMELQTLAMPGISSGIFGVPLKVCSEAIVSAVRDFGREQHILTKVTLIDVSGEVVRAMQEACDRLLQGKREFPGWEVESSTTTTTTHASQRDTTAASARGPVAPEVCVQVEVIQGTIEKQQVDALVSPMVGSDPLSSRVGNVLSLVAGPALMTAFLRESGEQTAPGDNVLVEGLSGLSSGRVFFLRCARWDNNPQGPAVQALRQGVRKILTSCENRGFRSVAFPVVGTGVVLQFPDNVVTQVLLEEIRRYEQNRASRTPFLVRIIVHPNDRDSTKAFQTAQNALHLRGFVLGSRPEQDIRIVLLGKTGGGKSSAGNTIFRQDDVFLSDSSSISATQICEAHTKNIKGRNITLIDTPGLFDTDIPEEELKPKIVKCITECAPGPHAFLIVLKVERYTVHENEAVAKIETYFSPEAFKYATVLFTHGDQLNGLTIEKFVQQNAELNKLVEKCGGRCHVIDNKYWNTNQQGRYSNQYQVTELLNTIEKMVRDNGGGFYTNEMLQEAERLIQAEIESLRKEFKGQMSEEEMRKQAKERARRKLLIKLSGIATGAVVGALLGVTLAIMIPLTLATQPLINLVQSHIAASMSIGPAAVAEVAGPVLTVESGVGVGAGVGIAAGVVVGMAATAGAVGGGIVGATAAEEAETVQEAAEKAANAVYHEAKGIYDQAGHLWKGYSNSK, from the exons AGTTACCAGTCCCTCCcattccatccctccctccctgtccagACATCGCCACCTGGTGGCCTAGAGCATGAACTCCATCTAGACTCCTACCTCCTGAGATACCTGAAGGAGAGCCCTGGGGCTGGAAGAGACCTGCAGCAGCAGCTGTCCTCTCTGGGCTGCTCTGTCCACCTCTATCCAGAGGACGGGAGGGCAGTGGTCAGAGGCTCAGGCCAAGCTGGGTCATGTGGAGATGGGGTGGGACCATGGAAGGCACAGGTAGAGAGACTGTTCAAACAGCTCCAGGAGCGGTACAAATGCCACTATGAGGTAGATCCACGTAAGCGCCAGTCTCTGCTGCAAAGAAGTACCCTGGGTTGGGAGGATGTGAAGGTTTACTGCGAGGCAGGGGAAGGGTTTGCGGTGGTGGTTGGGGAGGGGGCCAAGGTCCAGGCCAAGCTGAAGGAGCTGGAGGCCTTCCAGTCTCAGGGTCTGAGCTCCATGAAGCAGGAGAAGATCAGCACCACCTGTCAACTTGGACAGTCCAAGCTCCGTCTTCTAGGGAAAGTGATAGAGAAGGATCTAGGTGAGGCTGTTCCAGGGGTGAAGGTGATGCACGGTGACTCATCTCAGCTGGTGCTGGAGGGTTCAGCAAGTGAAGTCCGGACAGCCAGACAGTTGGTTACAGATAAAATCTCTCTGGTGCTGGAGCGGGTGGTGCCTGAGGTGGCCCCCCACCTCCTGTCCTTCCTGAGGGATGAGTATGGGAGGCCTGGGAACCTGAGCAGTCTGCTGGGGTTGGGACTCCATGTGGAGGTAGAGCTGGGGGACACAGAGCTccgtctgttctccctctcctccggGAAACTAGACCAAGCTGAGAGGGATCTGCTGGGGGAGTTTGGGGAGGAGAAGATTGATGTGCCCAAAGGTGCCTTCCAGGCTGAACTGAAGTCCAAACTTGAGAAGAAGGTGAAGGAGATGAACCAGAGCAGATGCCAGGTGATAGCCAGGTATGGTCCTGGGTGTAGAGTGCAGCTGCTGGGCCACCTGAAGCAGGTTCAGGAGCTGAGGGAGGAGATTGGGGCCTTTCTGAGAGACCAGTCCAGTGTAAGAGTTGTGGGACGCCCTCAACAGAACCATGGTGGCGCAGTCGAATCAGGCGCCGGACCAAGACGTGAGGAGACGGTCACAGCCACCAGCTATCGCCTCCAGGGGGGGCTGCAGGTAGTGGTTTGTCAGGGTGACATCACCAAGGAACGGGCAGACGCACTGGTGAACTCAGCGAGTGAGGATCTGGATCACGCTGGGGGCGTGGCTGCAGCTCTGAGCCAGGCGGGGGGGCCTGAGGTACAGCAGGCCAGCAGGGATCTGGTTAGGCAGATAGGGAGAGTACCCACAGGTACAGTGGTAGAGACTACAGGAGGGAATCTGCCTTGTAAGATGCTGCTGCACGCAGTGGGACCAGTAGGTGGCAGCGTCAGTGGAAATGAGCTGGAAAAGACAGTAAAGGCAGCCCTGGATCTGGCAGAGACTATGGAGCTCCAGACCCTGGCCATGCCCGGCATCAGCTCGGGGATATTCGGCGTTCCTCTGAAGGTGTGTTCTGAGGCCATAGTCTCTGCAGTGAGGGACTTTGGGAGGGAACAGCACATCCTTACCAAGGTCACTCTGATTGATGTGAGTGGAGAGGTAGTGAGAGCCATGCAGGAGGCATGTGATAGGCTGTTACAGGGGAAGAGGGAGTTTCCTGGGTGGGAGGTAGAGTCcagcaccaccactaccactacacatGCTTCTCAGAGAGACACCACTGCTGCCTCCGCCAGGGGACCAGTGGCTCCAGAGGTCTGTGTCCAGGTGGAGGTCATCCAGGGAACCATAGAGAAGcagcag gtggATGCGCTGGTGTCCCCCATGGTTGGTAGTGACCCTCTCTCCTCCCGTGTTGGTAATGTCTTGTCGTTGGTAGCTGGACCGGCGCTGATGACAGCATTTCTGAGGGAATCAGGGGAACAGACTGCACCTGGTGACAATGTTCTGGTGGAGGGACtgtctggtctcagctctggccGTGTCTTCTTTCTCAGATGTGCACGCTGGGACAACAACCCCCAAGGACCAGCAGTACAG GCTCTGAGGCAGGGTGTGAGGAAAATCCTGACCTCTTGTGAGAACAGGGGCTTCCGTTCCGTTGCCTTCCCTGTAGTTGGAACTGGTGTGGTTCTCCAGTTCCCTGACAACGTGGTAACACAGGTTCTGCTAGAAGAGATCCGTAGGTATGAGCAGAACCGAGCGAGCAGAACCCCCTTCCTTGTCCGCATCATTGTCCATCCAAATGACAGAGATTCTACCAAG GCTTTTCAGACTGCCCAGAATGCTTTGCATCTCAGAGGGTTCGTATTAGGCAGTCGACCAGAGCAAG ACATCAGGATTGTGCTGCTGGGGAAAACCGGAGGAGGGAAAAGCAGTGCTGGAAACACCATCTTCAGACAAGATGATgtgttcctctcagacagttcCTCCATCTCCGCAACACAGATATGTGAAGCTCATACCAAGAACATCAAAGGGAGAAACATCACCCTGATTGACACACCTGGATTATTTGACACTGACATCCCTGAAGAGGAGCTGAAACCTAAAATAGTTAAATGTATAACAGAGTGTGCTCCAGGACCACATGCCTTTCTCATCGTACTGAAAGTTGAACGGTACACAGTCCACGAGAACGAAGCCGTAGCGAAAATCGAGACATATTTTTCACCAGAGGCCTTCAAATATGCCACAGTCCTCTTCACTCATGGTGACCAGCTCAATGGTTTGACCATTGAGAAGTTTGTCCAACAGAATGCTGAACTGAACAAGCTTGTGGAGAAATGTGGAGGCCGCTGTCACGTCATCGACAACAAATACTGGAACACCAATCAGCAGGGTCGGTACAGCAACCAGTACCAAGTAACAGAGTTACTCAACACCATAGAGAAGATGGTGAGAGATAACGGAGGAGGGTTCTACACCAACGAGATGCTCCAAGAGGCAGAGAGATTAATACAAGCAGAGATAGAGAGTCTTAGGAAGGAGTTCAAAGGCCAGATGTCAGAGGAAGAGATGAGAAAACAAGCCAAGGAAAGAGCGAGGAGGAAACTCCTGATCAAATTGTCAGGGATAGCAACAGGTGCAGTGGTAGGAGCTCTACTTGGGGTAACACTGGCAATAATGATTCCACTCACACTCGCTACACAACCATTGATCAATTTAGTCCAAAGTCATATAGCAGCTTCAATGTCAATAGGGCCAGCAGCCGTGGCAGAGGTAGCAGGACCAGTTCTTACAGTAGAGTCAGGGGTGGGAGTAGGTGCAGGGGTAGGCATAGCTGCAGGAGTTGTCGTTGGGATGGCCGCAacagcaggagcagtaggagGAGGGATAGTAGGAGCTACTGCAgcagaggaggcagagacagtacAGGAGGCAGCAGAGAAAGCAGCCAATGCTGTCTACCATGAAGCTAAGGGTATTTATGACCAAGCAGGACACCTTTGGAAAGGTTATAGTAACTCTAAGTAG